The following are encoded in a window of Pelomicrobium methylotrophicum genomic DNA:
- the secF gene encoding protein translocase subunit SecF, with the protein MFEIIRLKRDIPFMKYAKATIIVSSVFFALAVGALIFRGLNLGVDFTGGTVMEVTYPNAADLPKIRETLGGAGYGDAIVQTFGSSRDVLIRLPVREGVTSAQLSEQVLAALKAADATVKLQRVEFVGPQVGAELLYDGSLALLVVTLGIMVYLALRFEWRFAVGAIIATAHDIVIILGLFALFQWEFSLTVLAAVLAILGYSVNDTVVVFDRIRENFKKMRKATTPEIIDHSITQTLARTVILSGTTQLMVLAILFFGGEVLFNFALALTIGIVVGTYSSVLVASPVVMWLGVSRADFVKPEKKKEVDVVP; encoded by the coding sequence ATGTTCGAAATCATCCGGCTCAAGCGCGATATCCCGTTCATGAAGTACGCCAAGGCGACCATCATCGTCTCCTCGGTGTTCTTCGCGCTCGCCGTGGGCGCGCTGATCTTCCGGGGCTTGAACCTCGGCGTCGACTTCACCGGCGGCACCGTCATGGAAGTCACCTACCCGAACGCCGCCGACCTGCCCAAGATCCGAGAAACCCTGGGCGGTGCAGGCTACGGCGACGCTATCGTACAGACGTTCGGCAGCTCGCGCGATGTGTTGATCCGGCTCCCGGTGCGCGAGGGGGTCACTTCGGCGCAACTCTCGGAACAAGTGCTGGCGGCGCTCAAAGCGGCGGACGCCACAGTGAAGCTCCAGCGGGTCGAGTTTGTTGGTCCCCAGGTGGGCGCAGAGTTGCTCTACGACGGGTCGCTGGCTCTGCTGGTGGTCACCCTCGGCATCATGGTCTACCTCGCGCTGCGCTTCGAGTGGCGCTTTGCCGTGGGCGCCATCATCGCCACGGCCCATGACATCGTGATCATACTAGGCCTATTCGCCCTGTTCCAGTGGGAATTCTCCCTCACCGTGCTGGCGGCGGTGCTGGCGATCCTGGGTTACTCGGTCAACGACACCGTAGTGGTCTTCGACCGCATCCGCGAGAACTTCAAGAAGATGCGCAAGGCCACCACGCCTGAGATCATCGACCACTCCATCACCCAGACCCTGGCGCGCACGGTGATCCTGTCGGGCACAACCCAGCTCATGGTGCTGGCGATCCTCTTTTTCGGCGGCGAGGTGCTGTTCAACTTCGCCCTGGCGCTCACCATCGGCATCGTCGTCGGCACCTATTCCTCGGTGCTGGTGGCAAGCCCCGTGGTCATGTGGCTCGGCGTCTCCCGCGCCGACTTCGTGAAGCCCGAAAAGAAGAAGGAAGTGGACGTCGTGCCTTGA
- a CDS encoding DedA family protein, translating to MDFAALVDLLLHLDRHLVWVAHNYGAWIYALLFLIVFCETGLVATPFLPGDSLLFVAGTIAAAGAMDVHLVVILLIVAAVLGDTVNYWIGKAVGPRVFHEERARFFRKEYLDRTHRFYERHGGKTIVIARFVPVIRTFAPFVAGIGTMDYRRFLLFNVTGAVLWVTSLTYAGYFFGNLPWVKANLALVILGIILLSISPGIFEYLRHRAQSSRAG from the coding sequence GTGGACTTTGCCGCGCTCGTCGACCTGCTCCTTCACCTGGACCGCCACCTGGTCTGGGTGGCGCACAACTACGGGGCGTGGATCTACGCCCTGCTGTTTCTGATCGTCTTCTGCGAGACGGGGCTGGTCGCCACGCCGTTTCTGCCGGGGGATTCGCTGTTGTTCGTGGCCGGTACCATCGCCGCCGCAGGCGCCATGGACGTGCATTTGGTCGTGATCTTGCTCATCGTCGCTGCAGTCCTGGGCGACACGGTCAATTACTGGATCGGCAAGGCGGTAGGACCGAGGGTGTTCCACGAGGAGAGGGCCCGCTTCTTCAGGAAGGAGTACCTGGACCGCACCCACCGCTTCTACGAGCGTCACGGCGGCAAGACCATCGTCATCGCCCGCTTCGTGCCCGTGATCCGCACCTTCGCCCCTTTCGTCGCCGGTATCGGCACCATGGATTACCGCCGTTTCCTCTTGTTTAACGTGACCGGAGCGGTGCTCTGGGTCACCTCCCTCACCTACGCCGGGTACTTCTTCGGCAACCTGCCCTGGGTAAAGGCGAACCTGGCGCTGGTGATCCTGGGCATCATCCTGCTTTCGATCTCACCGGGAATTTTTGAATACCTGCGTCACCGAGCCCAATCCAGCCGGGCCGGCTGA
- a CDS encoding thioredoxin family protein → MHSLDVNTSTFQSVVIEGSKKVPVLVDFWAAWCAPCRALKPVLEKLAEEYQGRFLLAKVNTDENQELAMRYGVRGIPNVKAFVDGEVRDEFAGALPESMVRQFIERLLPSEAELLRRRATALSAAGQGEEALRLLEQAQALEPGNEWIKVDRAEILLARGRLEEAKALLDSLTVLVRDEPRVAALIARAEFAGVDGEDVETLQKRVAADANDLEARLKLARHYVSRQQYEPALDQLLEIIRRDRSFGDDVARKTMLSVFNLLGNQGELVARYRRLLASALY, encoded by the coding sequence ATGCATTCGCTGGACGTCAACACCTCCACCTTCCAGTCGGTGGTGATCGAAGGCTCCAAGAAGGTGCCGGTGCTGGTGGACTTCTGGGCCGCGTGGTGCGCGCCTTGCCGGGCGCTCAAGCCCGTCCTGGAGAAGCTCGCAGAGGAGTACCAGGGTCGGTTTCTCTTGGCCAAGGTGAACACCGACGAGAACCAGGAACTGGCCATGCGCTATGGGGTGCGCGGCATTCCCAACGTGAAGGCGTTCGTGGACGGAGAGGTCCGCGACGAATTCGCCGGCGCGCTGCCTGAGTCGATGGTGCGGCAGTTCATCGAGCGCCTGCTGCCTTCCGAGGCGGAGTTGCTGCGCCGGCGGGCAACGGCCCTCTCCGCAGCCGGCCAGGGGGAGGAGGCGCTCCGGCTGCTGGAACAGGCCCAGGCGCTGGAGCCGGGCAACGAGTGGATCAAGGTGGATCGGGCCGAGATCCTGCTGGCCCGGGGCCGGCTGGAAGAGGCGAAGGCGCTGCTGGATAGTCTGACCGTCCTGGTGCGTGACGAGCCGCGGGTGGCGGCCCTCATCGCCCGGGCGGAGTTCGCCGGCGTCGACGGCGAGGATGTGGAGACCCTCCAGAAGCGCGTGGCCGCCGATGCCAATGACCTGGAGGCACGCCTCAAGCTGGCTCGTCACTACGTGAGCCGCCAGCAGTACGAGCCGGCGTTGGACCAACTCCTGGAAATCATCCGCCGCGACCGCAGCTTCGGAGACGACGTGGCGCGCAAGACCATGCTGTCCGTGTTCAATCTGCTGGGCAACCAGGGGGAACTGGTGGCCAGGTACCGGCGGCTGCTGGCAAGCGCTCTTTACTGA
- the purB gene encoding adenylosuccinate lyase → MTLSPLTALSPLDGRYHAQVEDLRAWFSEAALIRSRVQVEVEWLLALAAEPAIGELGPFSEATVRELRALVERFSDEDAAAVKAIEGRINHDVKAIEYWLRERLSGNAEVTRSVNFIHFACTSEDINNLAYGLMLQGARRRVLLPLLEKVEAALADLAHGLAEQPMLSRTHGQPASPTTLGKEMANVLHRLRRARRRIEAVELLGKVNGAVGNYNAHVAAYPDFDWEAFARRFVERLGLAFNPYTIQIEPHDSMAELFDAVAAANTVCIDLDRDVWGYIALGYFGQKTKAEEVGSSTMPHKVNPIDFENSEGNLGLANALLRHLSDKLPISRWQRDLTDSTVLRNIGVAFGYSVLGLEALLRGLSKLEANPVRLEEDLDEAWEVLGEAIQTVMRRYGLPDPYEQLKSLTRGRRGVSREALHEFIRGLALPEREKERLLKLTPRDYTGLAARLARRI, encoded by the coding sequence GTGACGCTTTCACCCCTCACCGCCCTCTCGCCGCTGGACGGGCGCTACCACGCCCAGGTGGAAGACTTGCGAGCGTGGTTCAGCGAGGCGGCGCTCATTCGCAGCCGCGTGCAAGTGGAGGTCGAGTGGCTGCTGGCCCTCGCGGCGGAGCCCGCCATTGGCGAGCTTGGCCCCTTTTCGGAGGCCACCGTGCGCGAGCTGCGCGCCTTGGTGGAGCGCTTCAGCGACGAGGACGCGGCCGCCGTGAAGGCCATCGAGGGCCGCATCAATCACGATGTCAAGGCCATCGAGTACTGGCTTCGGGAACGCCTGTCGGGCAACGCTGAGGTGACGCGCTCGGTCAACTTCATCCATTTCGCCTGCACGTCGGAGGATATCAACAACCTGGCGTACGGTCTGATGCTGCAAGGCGCGCGCCGGCGGGTGCTGCTGCCTCTGCTTGAGAAGGTGGAGGCAGCGCTCGCCGATCTCGCCCATGGGCTGGCCGAGCAGCCGATGCTCTCCCGCACCCACGGTCAACCCGCCTCGCCCACCACCTTGGGCAAGGAGATGGCCAACGTGTTACACCGGCTGCGCCGAGCCCGGCGCCGCATCGAGGCGGTGGAGCTGCTCGGCAAGGTCAACGGCGCGGTCGGCAATTACAATGCCCATGTGGCGGCCTATCCGGATTTCGACTGGGAGGCCTTTGCCCGGCGCTTCGTGGAGCGCCTGGGCCTCGCGTTCAATCCGTACACCATCCAGATCGAGCCCCACGACAGCATGGCCGAGCTGTTCGACGCGGTCGCCGCCGCGAACACCGTCTGCATCGACCTGGACCGGGACGTGTGGGGCTACATCGCGCTGGGCTACTTCGGGCAGAAGACAAAGGCCGAGGAAGTGGGCTCTTCCACCATGCCCCACAAGGTCAATCCCATCGATTTCGAGAATTCGGAAGGCAACCTGGGGCTCGCCAACGCCTTGCTGCGGCATCTGTCGGACAAGTTGCCCATTTCGCGCTGGCAGCGCGATCTCACCGATTCCACGGTCCTGCGCAACATCGGCGTGGCCTTCGGCTACAGCGTACTGGGCCTTGAGGCGCTGCTGCGGGGGCTATCCAAGCTGGAGGCGAATCCGGTCCGGCTCGAGGAGGACCTGGATGAGGCGTGGGAAGTCCTGGGAGAGGCGATTCAGACGGTGATGCGCCGCTACGGGCTACCCGACCCCTACGAGCAGCTGAAAAGCCTCACCCGCGGCAGGCGCGGCGTCTCCCGCGAGGCGCTGCACGAGTTCATCCGCGGCCTCGCCCTTCCGGAGCGGGAGAAGGAGCGGCTGCTCAAGCTTACGCCCCGCGATTACACGGGGCTCGCCGCTCGGCTGGCCCGCCGGATTTAA
- a CDS encoding glutathione S-transferase N-terminal domain-containing protein, with amino-acid sequence MKLLGSLTSPFVRKVRVVMAEKRIECDFELHDPWSSATPLSEFNPLGKVPVLVMDDGTALFDSRVIVEYLDGLTPVSRLIPDNGRPRVMVRRWEALADGVLEAAIAMLQEGKRPASLQSQEWIAQQERKVTAGLARMAHDLGDKNWCYGEAYSLADIAVGCCLGWLALRFPEMDWAGSHPNLKKHYDKLTKRPSFAETAPKT; translated from the coding sequence ATGAAGCTTCTTGGATCCCTGACCAGCCCGTTCGTGCGCAAGGTGCGCGTGGTGATGGCCGAAAAGCGGATCGAGTGCGACTTCGAGTTGCACGACCCGTGGAGCAGCGCCACCCCCCTTTCCGAGTTCAACCCACTGGGCAAAGTGCCCGTCCTCGTCATGGACGACGGCACCGCTCTCTTCGACTCCCGGGTCATCGTGGAATACCTGGACGGGCTCACGCCCGTCTCGCGCCTCATTCCCGACAACGGGCGCCCCCGCGTCATGGTGCGCCGTTGGGAGGCGCTGGCGGACGGCGTACTGGAGGCAGCGATCGCCATGCTCCAAGAAGGCAAGCGGCCCGCCTCCCTGCAGAGCCAGGAGTGGATCGCGCAACAGGAACGGAAGGTCACCGCAGGCCTGGCGAGAATGGCCCACGATCTGGGGGACAAGAACTGGTGTTACGGGGAGGCCTATTCGCTCGCCGACATCGCGGTGGGCTGCTGTCTGGGCTGGCTCGCGCTGCGCTTCCCCGAGATGGACTGGGCAGGCTCCCATCCCAATCTCAAGAAGCACTACGACAAGCTTACCAAACGACCTTCCTTCGCGGAGACGGCGCCCAAGACGTGA